The DNA region GCATCTCGCGGCGGATCACCTTGTCGAGCGTCCGCACATTGCCGGAAATGTCGATGCGATCGACGAAGGTGCGGGGCCCTTCATTGATCTCATAGGTGATGTCGATGGTGTGGGTTTCACGGTTGCGGGAAATCCGCGGCCGGACATCGACGAAGGCGTATTGCAGATCGCCGACCGCGTTGGTCAGCTTGGTGATCGTATCCTCCACCTTCTGGGCATTGTACCAGTCGCCCTCGGTGGTGATGACGCTGTTCTGCAACACGGTCGGATCGAGCTGCTTCAGCGTGGTCTTGATGTCGACCTTGCCGAACTTGTAGCGCTCGCCTTCCTCGATCGTGAAGGTGATGAAGAAATCCGACTTGTCCGGCGTCAGCTCGGCGACCGCCGAGACGACACGGAAATCGGCATAACCTTCCCTCAGGTAGAAGCGGCGCAGCAGATCGCGGTCGTAGTTCAGGCGGTCCGGATCATAGTTGTCGTCGGACGACAGGAAACGCCACCAGGCGGACTCCTTCGTCTGGACATTCTCGCGCAGGGTGCCGTCGGAAAAATGCTCGTTGCCGATGAAGGTGATGCCGCGCACGCCGGTGCGCACACCCTCATTGATCTCGAACACCAGATCGACGCGGTTCTGGTCGAGCTGAATGATCTTCGGCTCGACCGTCGCGCCGAACCGGCCCTGGCGGCGATAGATTTCCTGGATGCGCTGGACGTCCGACTGGACCCGGGTACGGGTATACACGACGCGGGGGCGCAGCTGGATTTCCTTGTCCAGCGTGTCCTTGTCGATACGCCGGTTCCCTTCGAACGCGATCCGGTTGATGATCGGATTCTCCGCCACCGTCACCACCAGCGTCTCGCCCTCGCGCTTCAGCACGACGTCGGCGAACAGGCCGGTGTTGAAAAGCGCCTTCAGCGACTGGTCGATCCGGTCGGGATCGAACGGATCGCCGGGCTGGACGGTCAGATAGGAGCGGACCGTGGAGGGCTCGATTCGCTGGGTTCCTTCGACCCGGATGTCGCGCACCGTACCGCCGCTGAAAACCTGGGCGACCAAGGATCCCGAGCCCGCCGGTGCCCGAACGGGCGAGGCGGCGGTTTGGGCGAGGGCGACAGACACCGTCGTCATGGCGCAGCCGGCCAGCAGGCCCGCCACCAGAACTTTGCTCGACACCGGCAAATCACGCTCCCTGGCAAGGGGCTGGATTTAGGAAACCAGTCCCCGGAAGAAATCGACCACGCGCAATTGAACGAGGTCGTTCCACGTGGCGAAGACCATGAGCGTTAATACCAAGGCCAACCCAATTCGGAAACCGTATTCTTGCGCTCGCGCCCCGAGCGGCCGGCCAAGCAGCTTTTCGAACCCGTAAAAAAGCAGGTGGCCGCCGTCCAGCATCGGCACCGGGAACAGGTTGATCATCCCCAGATTGACCGAAAGGAAGGTCATGAACCAGACCAGCGGATACCAGCCGGATTGCGCCACCTCACCCGACATCTGGGCGATGCGCAGCGGGCCGCCAAGCTCCTCCGTCCCCCGTGATCCCTGGACCATCTGGCCCAGCGCCGTGAAGGTGCCGGTGATCATCCCTGCGACTTCCCGTCCCGCCTGCCAGACGGCCGTCACCGGATCGTGACGCATCATTCCGACGCTGCCACGGCTGATGCCGAGCAAACCGATCTGATGACTGTTGCCGAGTCGGTCGGTGACGGACTGCGAATCCGGGGTGGCCGTCACTGTCATCATGCGGCCGTCACGCTTCAACTCGACGGTCAGCGGTTCGCCAGGCCGGATCGAAACGATCTGCCGGATCTCCTCGAATCGTTGAACTCCGGTACCGCCGACCGACAGGATCAGATCGCCCGGTTGGATGCCGGCACGCTCGGCGGCGCTGCCGGGCTGCACGCCACCGACATCGGGGGGCGTGAAGGATTGGCCGGCCGTCATGAACAGCAGGGCCAGAACGACGATGGAGAAAACGAAATTGGCGATCGGGCCGGCTGCGACGATGGCGGCGCGCTGTCCCACCCGCTTATGGTGGAAGGAGACCGCACGCTCCTCCGCCGTCATCGCGTCCAGATGCGCCCCCGGCGTGCTGGCCGGATCGGCGTCGCCGAACATCTTCACATAGCCGCCGAGCGGCAGCGCGCTGAACTTCCAGCGCGTCCCGGACCGGTCGGTGAAACCGAAGATCTCCGGCCCGAACCCGATTGAGAAAGTCTCGATCCGCACGCCATTGCGCCGCGCGATCAGATAATGGCCAAGCTCGTGAACGAAGACGAGCACGGTGAGGACCAGAAGAAAGGCCAACACCGAGGTCCAGAAACCGCCGATAACGTCCATTTCCACCCTTGCGCCTTCCAGCGCCTCGAACGCGGATTATCGGCTGCCAACCGCCGTGACACCGATGGCCGCGATACGGCCGGCGGCGTCCCGCCTCGCCTCCGCGTCAGCGTCCCGCACGGCGGCGAGATCGCGTAACGGGCGGTGTGGCAACGCCGCCAACGTCTCCTCGACGATCCGTTCGATGTCGAGAAAGCCGATCCGGCGGTCGAGAAACGCCTGGACGGCCACCTCGTTGGCGGCACTGAGTATAGTAGGGGCGCCCCCACCGCATTGCAAGGCGGCCCGGGCGAGGCGAAGTGCGGGAAAACGCACCGGATCCGGCGCCTCGAACGTCAGGGTCGCCGCTTTGACCAGATCCAGCCGCTCCGCCGGGGTGGCGATGCGGCTGGGCCAGCCAAGCGCATAGGCGATGGGCGTGCGCATGTCCGGCGTGCCGAGCTGGGCCAGGACCGAGCCGTCGACATATTCGACCAGCGAATGGATGACGGACTGCGGGTGGACCAGGACGTCGATGCGCTCCTCCGGGATGCCGAACAGGAAATGTGCCTCGATCAGTTCCAGCCCCTTGTTCATCATCGTGGCGCTGTCGACCGAGATCTTGGCGCCCATGTCCCAGGTCGGATGAGCAACGGCCTGTTCCCGCGTCGCCGCCGCCATGAAGGCGCGGTCCCGGCAGCGGAACGGTCCGCCGGACGCGGTCAGGATCAGGCGGGCGACGCTGTCGATACGCTGGAAATCGAAGACCTGATAAATGGCCGAATGCTCGCTGTCGACCGGCAACAGCGTCGCGCCATGGGCCTTCACCTCCTCCATCATCAGGGCCCCGGCGCAGACCAGGACCTCCTTGTTGGCGAAGGCGACGATGGCGCCGCGGCGGATGGCGGCCAGCGTCGGCTCCAGACCGGCGGCGCCGACGATGGCCGCCATCACCCAGTCGGCAGGACGCTGCGCCGCCGCGACCACCGCGTCCGAGCCGGCGGCAGCCTCGATCCCGGTGCCGGACAGGCTCTCCTTCAGCTCGGCATAGGCGGCAGGGTCGGCCACCACGGCCATACGCGCCTTCAACTGACGGGCCTGCCTGGCCAGCAGGGCGACATTGCGGTTGGCGGTCAGCGCCTCGACCGGGAAGCGTTCCGGGTCACGGGCGACGAGATCCACCGTTTGCGTTCCGACCGATCCGGTGGAACCGAGGATCGTCACGCTGCGCGGCGCGCCCTGCGCCGTTTCCGCCTTCACCACCATGAGAGACCCGTTCCAACGGCCGCGTGAAACAACGCCAGCACCGGGGCGGCGGCCAGAAGCCCGTCGATGCGGTCGAGAATGCCGCCATGCCCGGGAATGAGCTGGCCGCTGTCCTTCACATTGTAGCGCCGCTTGACCGCCGACTCGAACAGGTCGCCGGCCTGCCCGACCACGGCGACGATGGCACCGACCACGACGGCGATGTCCGGCCGCGCCGCGCCGAAGGCGATGGCCACCAGCCAGCCGAACAGGGCCGAGGACACCATGCCGCCGATCAGCCCGGCCCAGGTCTTTTTCGGACTGATGCGCGGCGCCAGCTTCGGTCCGCCGATGCTGCGCCCGGCGGCATAGGCGCCGATATCGGTCGCCCAGATCGCGATCAGAACGAACATGAAAAGGGAAAGCCCGGTATCCGGCAGATCGCGCAGCCACATCAGGCCGGCCATGCCGATCGCCACATAGAACACGCCGAAGCCGAGCAGACCACGGTCACTGCCCCCGCCGACGATGGCGGTCAAAACGGCGAACGCCGCAGCCGCCCCGAGCGCCGTGGCGGGTCCGGCGGCGATGTGCGCCATGAGCGCGACCAGAATACCGATGGCCGCCATAAGCCGCGATGGCAGGCGCCGGGCACTGGGAACGATGTTGGTCCATTCGGAAACGGCAATCACCGATCCGAAGGCGAGCAGGGCATGGAACACCCAGCCCCCAATCCATACCGCACCGAGAACAACCGGCGCCAAGACGAGGGCGGACAACACGCGGGCCTTCAGGTCACCCGCCTTCGCCGGCTTCACCGGGGCCGAAGCCGGCTTTTCAATGGCAGCCGGCTCAGTGGGAGCCGGCGGTGGTGGCGCCGAAGCGGCGTTCCCGTCGATGGAACTCTTCAATCGCCGCCTCCAGATCGCGCTTGGTGAAATCGGGCCAGAGGGTATCGACAAAGACCAGCTCGGCATAGGCCGCCTGCCACAGCAGGAAATTGCTGATCCGCTTCTCGCCGCTGGTACGGATGATCAGGTCCGGATCGGGAATGTCGGCGGTGTAGAGCCGCGCCGACAGCGCCTCCTCGTCGATCGCGCCGGGCGAGAGGCGGCCGGCGGCCACCTCCTCCGCCAGCCGGCGGGCGGCATGGACGATCTCGAGCCGCGCGCCATAGCTGAGCGCCACCACAAGGGTCATCACGCGGTTGTCGCGGGTCAACGCCTCGGCATTGTCGATCAGCCGGTTGATATCGGCGGACAGCCGGGCCCGATCACCGATCACCCGCAGGCGGATACCAGCCC from Azospirillum sp. B510 includes:
- the bamA gene encoding outer membrane protein assembly factor BamA, whose translation is MPVSSKVLVAGLLAGCAMTTVSVALAQTAASPVRAPAGSGSLVAQVFSGGTVRDIRVEGTQRIEPSTVRSYLTVQPGDPFDPDRIDQSLKALFNTGLFADVVLKREGETLVVTVAENPIINRIAFEGNRRIDKDTLDKEIQLRPRVVYTRTRVQSDVQRIQEIYRRQGRFGATVEPKIIQLDQNRVDLVFEINEGVRTGVRGITFIGNEHFSDGTLRENVQTKESAWWRFLSSDDNYDPDRLNYDRDLLRRFYLREGYADFRVVSAVAELTPDKSDFFITFTIEEGERYKFGKVDIKTTLKQLDPTVLQNSVITTEGDWYNAQKVEDTITKLTNAVGDLQYAFVDVRPRISRNRETHTIDITYEINEGPRTFVDRIDISGNVRTLDKVIRREMLLSEGDPFNSSKLKRSEQRIKDLGFFERVNVTTAESSAPDRTVVNVDVAEQSTGEISIGAGFSTSDGPLGDFSIRERNLLGRGQDLRLGATLSSKRQLYDISFTEPYFMDRDLSAGVDIFRTRYNYQNESSFNEKNTGFALRLGYPLTEQLRQRVYYQLQDTLIEEVPSNASRYIREQRGERLTSLIGQELTYDVRNSKLTPTEGYFIRLTNDVAGLGGSVRFLRNKLAGGYYIPLGEDQWVLSTTGEIGYIYGMGKKVDLGDRFFIGGDTLRGFKTAGIGPRDISTGDALGGTRYARASVEMSFPFGLPEEFGLLGHAFTDVGTLGKVDISDPNVKDDESIRVSVGTGVSWKSPFGPIRLDVALPIRKEGYDKKELIRFSFGTRF
- the rseP gene encoding RIP metalloprotease RseP, translating into MDVIGGFWTSVLAFLLVLTVLVFVHELGHYLIARRNGVRIETFSIGFGPEIFGFTDRSGTRWKFSALPLGGYVKMFGDADPASTPGAHLDAMTAEERAVSFHHKRVGQRAAIVAAGPIANFVFSIVVLALLFMTAGQSFTPPDVGGVQPGSAAERAGIQPGDLILSVGGTGVQRFEEIRQIVSIRPGEPLTVELKRDGRMMTVTATPDSQSVTDRLGNSHQIGLLGISRGSVGMMRHDPVTAVWQAGREVAGMITGTFTALGQMVQGSRGTEELGGPLRIAQMSGEVAQSGWYPLVWFMTFLSVNLGMINLFPVPMLDGGHLLFYGFEKLLGRPLGARAQEYGFRIGLALVLTLMVFATWNDLVQLRVVDFFRGLVS
- a CDS encoding 1-deoxy-D-xylulose-5-phosphate reductoisomerase is translated as MVVKAETAQGAPRSVTILGSTGSVGTQTVDLVARDPERFPVEALTANRNVALLARQARQLKARMAVVADPAAYAELKESLSGTGIEAAAGSDAVVAAAQRPADWVMAAIVGAAGLEPTLAAIRRGAIVAFANKEVLVCAGALMMEEVKAHGATLLPVDSEHSAIYQVFDFQRIDSVARLILTASGGPFRCRDRAFMAAATREQAVAHPTWDMGAKISVDSATMMNKGLELIEAHFLFGIPEERIDVLVHPQSVIHSLVEYVDGSVLAQLGTPDMRTPIAYALGWPSRIATPAERLDLVKAATLTFEAPDPVRFPALRLARAALQCGGGAPTILSAANEVAVQAFLDRRIGFLDIERIVEETLAALPHRPLRDLAAVRDADAEARRDAAGRIAAIGVTAVGSR
- a CDS encoding phosphatidate cytidylyltransferase, which codes for MKPAKAGDLKARVLSALVLAPVVLGAVWIGGWVFHALLAFGSVIAVSEWTNIVPSARRLPSRLMAAIGILVALMAHIAAGPATALGAAAAFAVLTAIVGGGSDRGLLGFGVFYVAIGMAGLMWLRDLPDTGLSLFMFVLIAIWATDIGAYAAGRSIGGPKLAPRISPKKTWAGLIGGMVSSALFGWLVAIAFGAARPDIAVVVGAIVAVVGQAGDLFESAVKRRYNVKDSGQLIPGHGGILDRIDGLLAAAPVLALFHAAVGTGLSWW
- a CDS encoding isoprenyl transferase encodes the protein MRDADDNRSNTAPAHVAIIMDGNGRWAKARGLPRTAGHKKGVDAVRRTVEAARELGIGTLTIFSFSSENWRRPEEEVSDLMGLLRFYLRSEVAELHRAGIRLRVIGDRARLSADINRLIDNAEALTRDNRVMTLVVALSYGARLEIVHAARRLAEEVAAGRLSPGAIDEEALSARLYTADIPDPDLIIRTSGEKRISNFLLWQAAYAELVFVDTLWPDFTKRDLEAAIEEFHRRERRFGATTAGSH